Proteins encoded by one window of Salicibibacter halophilus:
- the yidD gene encoding membrane protein insertion efficiency factor YidD, which produces MLRKVLIFPIELYRRFISPYTLPTCRFYPTCSQYAAEAIETQGAFKGILLAVIRVSKCHPFHRGGYDPVPTKKNKKD; this is translated from the coding sequence ATGCTACGTAAAGTGTTGATTTTCCCCATCGAATTGTATCGGCGTTTCATCTCTCCTTATACGCTGCCAACTTGCCGTTTCTATCCGACATGCTCACAATATGCGGCCGAAGCCATTGAAACACAAGGAGCATTCAAAGGTATCCTCCTTGCCGTTATTCGAGTGAGTAAGTGTCATCCTTTTCACCGTGGCGGTTATGATCCGGTTCCGACGAAGAAAAACAAAAAGGACTAG
- the dapA gene encoding 4-hydroxy-tetrahydrodipicolinate synthase has translation MNVGRLVTAMVTPFDDKGEIDFQDLTKLINHLIANGTESIVVAGTTGESPTLSKEEKLSLFKHTVKVVNGRVPVIAGTGTSDTRASTALTKAADEAGVDGIMLVTPYYSKPSQEGMYQHFKTIAASTDLPIMLYNVPGRTAVCLAPETIIRLSNIDNIQAVKEASGDTDAASFIIENAQEGFKLYGGDDSLTLPLMSIGSSGIVSVASHIVGKGMSQMIQNFMQGHVQMAAKQHRELLPVMNAMFMAPSPAPVKAALEMHNIVSGNLRLPLLRLNDEEHQLLYQTLQPKATFFVS, from the coding sequence ATGAATGTAGGACGATTGGTTACAGCGATGGTTACTCCTTTTGATGACAAGGGTGAGATTGATTTTCAGGACCTCACAAAGTTGATAAATCATCTGATTGCGAATGGAACAGAGTCAATTGTTGTTGCAGGTACGACAGGGGAATCACCAACGTTATCCAAAGAGGAAAAATTGTCCTTATTTAAGCATACGGTAAAGGTTGTGAACGGAAGAGTCCCTGTCATTGCCGGTACAGGGACCAGTGATACCCGTGCTTCGACCGCGCTCACAAAAGCAGCGGATGAAGCAGGTGTCGACGGCATTATGCTCGTCACCCCTTATTATAGCAAGCCTTCCCAGGAAGGGATGTATCAACATTTTAAAACAATCGCGGCCAGCACGGATTTACCGATCATGCTATATAACGTTCCCGGCCGAACTGCTGTCTGTTTAGCGCCGGAAACGATTATCCGTTTGTCGAACATCGATAATATCCAAGCCGTTAAAGAAGCAAGCGGGGATACTGACGCGGCTTCCTTCATCATTGAAAATGCCCAGGAAGGTTTTAAACTATACGGTGGGGACGACAGCTTAACGCTGCCTCTTATGTCCATCGGAAGCAGCGGAATTGTTTCAGTCGCTTCTCATATTGTCGGAAAAGGCATGTCGCAAATGATACAGAATTTCATGCAAGGGCATGTTCAAATGGCAGCCAAGCAACACCGAGAATTATTGCCCGTCATGAACGCCATGTTTATGGCACCAAGCCCCGCTCCGGTGAAAGCGGCATTGGAAATGCATAACATCGTATCTGGCAATCTGCGTTTGCCATTGCTCCGCTTAAATGATGAGGAACATCAACTTTTGTATCAAACCCTGCAGCCAAAGGCTACTTTTTTCGTCAGCTAA
- a CDS encoding YhcN/YlaJ family sporulation lipoprotein has product MKTKLLILALVTVFVITGCVQAQHETGHTRQDYNPELELGINLNDHLGPASDLMVPDEGPGNLTRTGTQDVDSQRDYGWHKNRLNSVKTGRINDHPRLNDDSESLRDQVQEINQAYEGERENPATVKEKIERLEPVSDAYVVSHDGRLYIGIEGASVDDEHLERAVSSLVNEEDIEWHTDRRAVHRIRAAEKTANSDGEFGVHQWFEDIEYELQQLGDDWTN; this is encoded by the coding sequence ATGAAAACAAAGCTCCTCATCTTGGCGTTGGTTACAGTATTCGTTATCACAGGTTGTGTCCAAGCTCAACATGAAACCGGGCATACCAGACAAGATTACAATCCCGAGCTTGAGCTTGGCATAAATTTGAATGATCATCTCGGTCCCGCCTCTGATTTGATGGTACCCGATGAAGGGCCGGGGAATTTAACAAGGACCGGCACACAGGATGTCGACAGCCAAAGGGATTATGGTTGGCATAAAAACCGGCTCAACTCCGTGAAGACAGGTCGGATTAACGATCACCCGCGCTTAAATGATGACAGCGAAAGCCTTCGTGATCAAGTGCAAGAAATTAACCAAGCATATGAAGGAGAACGAGAAAACCCTGCTACCGTAAAAGAAAAAATTGAAAGGCTTGAACCTGTATCCGACGCGTACGTCGTTTCGCACGACGGCCGTTTATATATAGGTATCGAAGGCGCTTCCGTGGATGATGAACATTTGGAACGGGCAGTATCATCCCTAGTGAACGAAGAGGATATTGAATGGCATACGGATCGAAGAGCGGTACACCGTATTCGCGCGGCCGAGAAAACAGCAAACTCCGATGGCGAATTCGGCGTACATCAATGGTTTGAGGACATCGAGTATGAATTACAACAATTGGGCGACGACTGGACGAACTAA
- a CDS encoding diacylglycerol/lipid kinase family protein: MIALYHFIVNKGSGNGKGFIIWNIIENILAVKQLNYQVFFTNYPSHATEISKEIKNGVIIVIGGDGTIHEVINGLIRSNTSIGIIPAGSGNDFARALDIPMNAEEAFDWILAGDERTVDIGRIGDKSCATVIGIGFDGKVAQTVNASRTKKWMKFFRLGRMSYIFSVFKVLFGYKPADISITIDDKTEKMKDVWLVAVANFPYYAGGMAICPNAKGDDGYLELCVVHGMSKFQFARAFPGVYKGKHVSHPSIKMLTGRQIEISSSSAMIVHGDGEIIGETPIKINIEENALRVI; encoded by the coding sequence GTGATTGCTTTGTATCATTTTATTGTCAATAAGGGCTCCGGAAATGGTAAAGGTTTTATAATTTGGAACATCATTGAAAATATACTTGCTGTTAAACAGTTGAATTATCAGGTTTTTTTTACAAATTACCCTTCACATGCAACGGAGATCAGCAAAGAAATTAAAAACGGGGTTATTATTGTCATCGGCGGAGACGGGACCATTCATGAGGTAATCAACGGATTAATACGATCGAATACCTCCATAGGGATCATACCTGCCGGTTCGGGAAATGATTTTGCCCGGGCGCTTGACATCCCCATGAATGCAGAGGAGGCATTCGATTGGATTTTGGCAGGAGATGAGCGAACGGTTGATATTGGGCGAATCGGAGATAAAAGTTGCGCTACCGTTATCGGAATCGGTTTTGACGGGAAAGTGGCCCAAACCGTTAACGCTTCTAGAACGAAAAAATGGATGAAGTTTTTTCGTTTAGGGAGAATGTCTTACATCTTCAGTGTTTTTAAGGTTCTGTTTGGGTATAAACCCGCCGATATTTCAATAACAATCGATGATAAAACAGAAAAAATGAAGGATGTATGGCTGGTTGCTGTTGCTAATTTTCCTTATTATGCAGGGGGAATGGCCATTTGTCCGAATGCAAAAGGGGACGATGGTTATTTAGAACTCTGTGTGGTTCATGGAATGTCGAAGTTCCAATTTGCGCGAGCATTCCCCGGCGTATATAAGGGAAAACATGTAAGCCATCCATCCATCAAAATGCTAACCGGAAGGCAAATCGAAATTTCTTCCTCGTCAGCCATGATCGTGCATGGAGACGGTGAAATTATTGGGGAAACGCCAATAAAAATTAATATTGAAGAAAATGCTTTACGCGTTATTTAA
- a CDS encoding lysophospholipid acyltransferase family protein — translation MVYWLLKPIGIMVLYFLYKIKMVGQKRIPNGPFIIAANHQSFFDPIILSGMFKRPIHFLAKNELFKLPFLNWLLRQLHAIPVDRKSGVVIRPVRHSLKVIGRGECFGIFPEGKRCKIGETIQPKKGVAFLSRKSSVPILPVSIVWGNKTLKRTPVTIVIGNPINPDHFPNTSNNALSQLVMDQIKDLTEKETARINASEDNERTPRYER, via the coding sequence ATGGTTTATTGGTTATTAAAACCAATAGGAATAATGGTTTTATATTTTTTGTATAAAATAAAAATGGTCGGGCAAAAACGAATTCCTAATGGCCCTTTTATTATTGCCGCCAATCACCAAAGCTTTTTCGATCCGATTATTCTTTCCGGCATGTTCAAGCGCCCAATTCATTTTTTGGCAAAAAATGAATTGTTCAAACTTCCGTTTCTCAACTGGCTTTTACGCCAGTTGCATGCCATTCCTGTTGATCGTAAAAGCGGTGTTGTTATTCGTCCGGTCCGCCACTCCTTAAAAGTCATTGGGCGCGGGGAATGCTTTGGCATTTTTCCCGAAGGAAAAAGATGCAAAATAGGAGAAACGATACAGCCCAAAAAAGGAGTGGCTTTTTTGAGCCGGAAATCTTCTGTGCCGATATTGCCTGTTTCAATTGTCTGGGGAAACAAAACATTAAAGCGGACCCCGGTAACCATTGTCATTGGAAATCCTATCAATCCAGATCATTTTCCGAATACCAGCAATAATGCCTTGTCGCAATTGGTCATGGACCAAATTAAAGATCTCACGGAAAAAGAGACAGCAAGAATTAACGCTTCAGAAGATAATGAAAGAACTCCCCGTTATGAACGATGA
- the lgt gene encoding prolipoprotein diacylglyceryl transferase, whose amino-acid sequence MDAINPVAIELGPIQIYWYGLIIVASALIGLYLAVRESIRRGLPKDTFVDLLLIGFPVSVLFARAYYVFFNWEQYTENFFRVFAVWEGGLAMHGVLIGAVLTLVVFAYVRKHSFWQLADIMAPSLILAQAIGRWGNFINQEAHGGPVSRVFLEGLYVPDFIINQMYINGSYYHPTFLYESLWNFTGFIGLMLLRRVNLRRGELFLTYLLYYSIGRFFIEGLRTDSLMLTEHIRMAQVASLFLTLFAVGVMMYRRKKGHAHVRYLDNGSRANAIKRS is encoded by the coding sequence ATGGATGCGATTAATCCGGTTGCCATTGAATTAGGGCCGATACAAATTTATTGGTATGGGCTCATTATTGTAGCCAGTGCACTGATCGGTTTATATCTTGCAGTCCGGGAAAGTATACGCCGCGGCCTTCCGAAAGATACCTTTGTCGATCTCCTGCTTATCGGTTTTCCTGTATCGGTTCTTTTTGCCAGGGCCTACTATGTATTCTTTAACTGGGAACAGTATACGGAAAATTTTTTCAGGGTTTTTGCCGTTTGGGAAGGCGGGCTGGCTATGCATGGGGTATTGATAGGGGCTGTACTGACCCTGGTTGTATTTGCGTACGTTCGAAAACACTCTTTCTGGCAGCTCGCCGACATTATGGCGCCTAGTTTGATTTTGGCCCAGGCGATTGGCCGATGGGGGAATTTTATCAATCAAGAAGCCCATGGAGGTCCCGTTTCACGAGTATTTTTGGAAGGCTTGTATGTACCGGATTTTATCATTAATCAGATGTACATAAATGGCTCGTATTATCACCCGACGTTTTTATATGAATCCCTGTGGAATTTCACGGGATTTATCGGGTTAATGTTGCTGCGGAGGGTAAATCTACGCAGAGGAGAATTGTTTTTAACCTATCTTCTTTATTACTCAATCGGACGATTCTTTATCGAAGGTTTACGAACGGACAGTTTAATGCTAACGGAACATATACGGATGGCCCAAGTAGCTTCTCTGTTTCTTACCCTTTTCGCAGTGGGGGTGATGATGTACCGGCGGAAAAAAGGACATGCCCACGTACGTTATCTGGATAACGGAAGCCGGGCAAATGCCATCAAGCGTTCCTGA
- a CDS encoding type II toxin-antitoxin system PemK/MazF family toxin codes for MNNSNQSQHPTAKKSVKRGDVFFADLSPVVGSEQGGVRPVLIIQNDIGNRFSPTVIVAAITAQIKKAKLPTHVEIDAEEHRFDRDSVVLLEQIRTIDKQRLTDKITHLDDEMMKKVKQALEISIGLSDL; via the coding sequence GTGAATAATTCGAATCAGTCTCAACATCCAACTGCAAAGAAAAGCGTCAAACGGGGGGATGTTTTCTTTGCAGACTTATCTCCGGTTGTCGGCTCGGAACAAGGCGGTGTCCGACCGGTCCTTATTATTCAAAATGATATAGGCAACCGCTTCAGCCCAACCGTCATTGTAGCCGCGATTACCGCACAGATTAAAAAAGCAAAATTGCCGACACATGTGGAAATCGACGCTGAAGAGCATCGGTTCGACCGTGACAGCGTCGTGCTTTTGGAACAAATCCGCACGATAGATAAACAGCGTCTAACGGATAAAATTACCCACCTGGACGATGAGATGATGAAAAAGGTTAAGCAAGCATTGGAAATCAGCATCGGCCTAAGTGATTTATAA